The DNA region GCACATCCAGCCCCCGGCCGCTGTTGTCGTACACAGGGTTTCGAACGCTAGTCGCCGGTGTCCGCGTCGAGGTCTACGTCGATCTTGTCGCGGTCGGCCCATTCCAGGAGGGGCTCGAGGTCGAAGACGGCTTCGTCGATACCCGCGTGCAGGTCGCCGAGGTCGGCGTAGCGGGTGGGGACGGTCTTCATGGTGAAGTCACCGGGGTGGATTTCGGGGATTTCGTTCCAGCGCACCGGTGTCGAGACCGTTGCTTCGGGAACCCCGCGGACGGAGTAGGCCGCGGCGATGGTGTGGTCTCGGGCGTTCTGGTTGTAATCGACGAAGAGTTGGGCGGGGTCGCGGTCCTTGCGCCACCAGGCAGTGGTGACGTCGGCGGGGGCTCGGCGCTCCACCTCGCGGGCGAAGGCCAGAGCCGCGCGGCGGACGTCCTGGAAGCCGTGGTTCGGCGCGATCCGTACGTAGACGTGTAATCCCTTGCCGCCGGACGTCTTCGGCCAACCCACCGCACCCAGGTCGGCGAGCACCTCCTGAACGACGCCGGCTACCCGCTGCACGCGCGCCCACGGACAATCGGGCATCGGGTCGAGGTCGATGCGCCATTCGTCGGGCAGTTCGGTGTCGAAACGGCGCGAGTTCCAGGGGTGGAATTCGACGGTCGACATCTGGACCGCCCAGATCACGTCGGCGAGTTTGTCCACACAGAGTTCGTCGGCGGTGCGGCCGTAGCGGGGGAAGTAGAGCTGGACGGTCGGGATCCAGTCGGGAGCGCCTGCCGGAAGGCGCTTCTGGTGGACTTTGCCGCCGGGCAGGCCCTTGGGGAAGCGGTGCAGCATGCAGGGGCGGTCCCGGAGGGCGTTGACGATGCCGTCGCCGACGCTCAGGTAGTACCGGACCAGATCGAGCTTGGTCGCTCCGGTGTCGGGGAAGTAGACCCGATCCGGATTGGATACGCGCACCGTGTGTTCGCCGACCGGCACCTCGATCGCCGGGGCGGCTGACTTACTGGCCACCCGTCCGACGGTAACCGGCAATTCCGGCAACCGCGACCGGCTCGCCGCACCCCACCCATCGAACTAGAACAAGTTATAGTTCACGGCGCTGGGTAATTCTTCGCTCGGAAGGTGGTCGCAACGGTGCGGACCTGGGACTCTTCAGCCGATGTAGTGGTCGTCGGATACGGCGGCGCGGGTGTCGCGGCGGCTTTGGCCGCGCGGGAGTCCGGGGCGGAGGTGCTCGCGCTGGACCGGTACCTGGGCGGCGGGGCGACCGCGCTGTCGGGCGGCATCGTCTACGCGGGCGGCGGCACCTGGGTGCAGCGGGCCGCCGGGGTCGACGACGACGTCGAGAACATGCTCGCCTACCTGCGCGCCGAGGTCGGCGACACGGTGAGCGAGCGGACGCTGCGGAAGTTCTGCGAGGAATCGCCCGCGCTCATCGATTGGCTGACCGGACACGGGGTTCCGTTCGAGGCGTCGCTGTGCCCGTTCAAGACCTCCTACCCCACCGACGACTACTACCTGTACTACTCGGGCAGCGAAAACTCCGGCGGCTTCCGGGATCTGGCGACGCCGCGGCAGCGCGGGCATCGCGCGCACGGTCGCGGAGTGTCGGGTAAGAAGCTGTTCGGGCCGCTCGCCGACTCGGCCGCGAAACACGGGGTGCAGGTCCGAACCGGTACCAGGGCAACACGTCTCGTGGTCGAGGACGGCCGGGTCGTCGGCATCGAAGCCACCACGATCGCCGGTGCGCCCGCGGCCGTGCGGCGGCGCTTCGCGGCGCTGGCCAAGATCTCGGCGAAACCCGGTGTGTACCACCAGGGTCTGCGCCAGGCCGTACAGGCGCTGCTGGCGCGGATCGAGCGCCGTCACGGCGTGCCGGTGCGGATCGAGGCCCGTAAGGGCGTCATCCTCACCACCGGCGGTTTCATCGCCAATGGCGAGATGGTCGCCCAGCACGCCCCGGACTACCCCTGGGCGCAGGGCCTGCCGCTGGGTACCGCGGGCGACGACGGCAGCGGCATCACCATGGCGCAGGCCGCCGGCGCCGCCACCGACCGCATGGACGTGCTGTCGACCTGGCGTTTCATCGCCCCGTCCAGCGCCTTCTTCGGTTCCATCGCCGTGGATGCCAACGGGCAGCGCATGATCGACGAGTCCCGCTACGGCGCGGCCCTGGGCGCGGCCATCGCGACCAGTCCCGGCAACAAGGCGTGGCTGCTGACCGACGACCGGCTGCTGACCGAGGCGCGCCGCCAGCTCGGTGAGCAGTCGGTGTGGTTCCAGCGCATGCAGGCCGAGCGGCTGCTGCGGGTCGGCAGCGTGACCGGCCGCACCGTGGAGCAGGTCGCCACCCGCGCGGGCATCGATCCGGCGGCGCTGCGCAAGACGGTGGACGCCCACAATCGCGCCATCGAGCAGGAGCTGCCCGACCCGATGGGCAAGCCCGACGACATCCGCCGCCCGCTCCAGACGGGACCCTTTACGCTGCTGGACATCTCGTTCAAGGCGCGCCTCACCTACCCCATGCCGATGCTGACCCTGGGCGGCCTGGTGGTGGACGAGGAGACCGGTGCCGTCCGCACCGAGTCCGGCTCGACCATCCCCGGCCTGTTCGCGGCGGGCCGGGCGGCCGTGGGCGTCTGCTCGAACTCGTACGTGAGCGGCCTGTCGCTGGCCGACTGCGTCTTCTCGGGCCGCCGCGCCGGCACCCACAGCGTGGAACTCGCCGCCACGCACTGATTCCGTGGCCGCCGGAGTCTGCGTACGGCCACCAGCGGGGGCACTGGGCCCCTCCCCCTGGGGTTCGCGATTGCAGGTCAATTGGCGGCTGGGCGAATCGGTGGTGCTGCGCGGCCGGACCCGGCCGACCCGGCTGGCCCGGCCGCGGGTGCCCGATCGCGTCCCGGAGATCCGCGCCCGCCGATGACCGACCGGCCGCCGGTGGACGAGTCGGTTTCGAAGGCGCGCAACAGGTCCGCCGCCACGCTGACCGCGATGACGGCCGGCTCCTTGCCGGTGATGTCCGCCAGCCCGATCGGAGTCTTGATGCGCGCCAACGCTTCCGGCGCGTGCCCGCCTTCAGTGGTGAGCCGCTTGGTGAAGCGCGCCCACTTGGCCGGGGAACCGATCAGCCCGATGGTGCCGAGGTCCGCGGCGCGCAGCGCGGCGTCACAGAGCGCGGCGTCCTCCGCGTGATCGTGGGTCATGATCAGGACGTGGGTGCCCGGCGGCAGCCGGTCGAGGACCTGCTCCGGCAGCAGCGGGACGTGATGGGTGTGGATCACGGCGACTGCGTCGTCGAGGGGCGCGAGCCGCTCGGCGGTCAGCATCTCCGGTCGGGTATCGATCAGATGCAGGTCCAGATCGTGGCGGGCCAGGATGCGGGCCAGCTCCAAACCCACATGGCCGACACCGAAGATCGCGACGGCCGGCGGCACCGGCAGCGGTTCGAGCAGCACGGTCACCGTGCCGCCGCAGCATTGCACGCCGTGCTGATTGACGACCTTGTCGTTGAGGGCGAACTCCATCAGTTCGGGCTCGGCGTCCGGGCGCGCGATCCACTCCCGGGCCCGTTCGACGGCGACGGCCTCCACATTGCCGCCGCCGATCGATCCCCACGTATGTGACTGTCCCACCACCATTTTCGCGCCCGCCCGGCGCGGCGCGTGGCCGCGCACGGCCGCCACGGTGACCAGGACACCGGGCTCCCGCCGTTCGCGCAGCCGCGCGACGGCCGTCACCCAGGTCAGGTCAGGCACCGGCGGGCACGCTTTCCCCGGCGGCGAATTCGTCCGCCGCAGCGCCGGCCCGGCGGGCCGCGTCCAGCGCCCAGTACACCGCTTCCGGTGTGGCGGGCGCGCCGAGATCCACGCTCACGCCGGCCGGCCCGAAGGCCGCGGCCGCCTGCCGCAGCGCCTCGCGCACCGAGAACGCCAGCATCAGCGGCGGCTCCCCCACCGCCTTGGATCCGTACACCGCGCCGTCCTCGTGCGCGTGCGACAGTAGGCTGACATTGAAGACCTCGGGCATCTCCGAGAAGCTGGGCAGCTTGTAGGTGCTGGCGGCCTGGGTCAGCAGCCGCCCGCGCCCGGGCCCGTCGCCGGTGTCCCAGCGGATGTCCTCGAGCGTCAGCCAGCCCGCGCCCTGCACGAATCCGCCTTCGATCTGGCCGATGTCGATGAGCGGGGACAGGCTGTCGCCGACGTCGTGGACGATGTCGACGCGGCGGACCCGGTACGCGCCGGTGAAGCCGTCCACCTCCACCTCGGTGGCCGCGGACCCGTACGCGAAGTACTTGAACGGTGAACCGTGCATGGTCTTGGCGTCCCAGTGCAGTCCTTCGGTGCGGTAGAAACCGGCCGCCGACAACTGGACTCGCTGCAGGTACGCCGTGCGCACCAGGTCGTCCCAGGCGACCTGCGCGTCGCCGGGCCCGATGGCCCGGGCGACACCCTCGGCGATGCGGACGTCGGAGGCGTCGACCCCCAGCCGGGTCGCCGCGACCCGCGCCAGCCGTTCGCGCAGCTGCTCGCACGCGTTCTTCACGGCCGCGCCGTTGAGGTCGGCCCCGGAACTGGCGGCGGTCGCGGAGGTGTTGGGCACCTTGTCCGTTCGGGTGGGCGCCAGCCGCACCTTGTGCAGCGGGATGCCCAGCGTGGTGGCCGCCACCTGCAGCATCTTGGTGTGCAGTCCCTGCCCCATCTCGGTGCCGCCGTGGTTGATGAGCACCGAGCCGTCCTTGTAGATCAGCACCAAGGCCCCGGCCTGGTTGAAGGCCGTCAGGTTGAAGGAGATGCCGAATTTGACGCCGGTGACCGCCAGTCCGCGTTTGACGTGCCGATGCTCGGCGTTGAACGCGGCGATCTCCCGTGTGCGCCTGGCGATCTCACCGTTCGCCACGACCTGATCCCAGGTGTCGGTGATGCGCTCGGGATGCCGGACCAGCTGCCCGTAGGGCGTTGACTGCCCGGCCCGGTAGAAGTTGCGGCGACGCAGCTCCATCGGATCCAGCCCGAGCAGCGGCGCGCACCGCCCGAGCAGGTCCTCCATCACCAGCATGCCCTGCGGCCCGCCGAAGCCGCGGAAGGCGGTGTTGGACGGCTTGTTGGTCTTGGCGATGCGACCCCTGAAGCGCGCGTTGGGAATCCAGTACAGGTTGTCGACGTGGCACAGCGCGCGGGCCAGCACCGGTTCCGAGAGGTCCAGGCTCCATCCGCCGTCCGAGGTCAGGGTGGCGTCCAGGGCCAGCACCCGCCCGTCGGCATCGAATCCGACCCGCCACCGCGCGTGGAAGCCGTGCCGTTTGCCGGACATGGTCAGATCCTGAGTCCGGTTGAGCCGCAGTCGAACCGGTCGTCCGGTGAGGGTCGCGCCGAGCGCGGCGATGGCCGCGAAGCCGTGCGGCTGCATCTCCTTGCCGCCGAAGCCGCCGCCCATGCGCAGGCATTGCACGGTGACCTCGTGATTGTGCAGCCCGAGCACGTGGGCCACGATCTCCTGGGTCTCGGACGGATGCTGGGTGCTCGATTGCACGAACACCTGCCCGCCCTCGTCGACATGCGCCAGGGCCGCGTGGGTTTCGAGATAGAAGTGCTCCTGGTCGGCGAACTGGATTTCGCCGGTGAAGACGTGGGCGGCGGCCGCGAAGCCGGATTCCAGGTCACCGCACCGCACTTCGGGCCGTGCGCCCTGGAAGCTCTCCGCCGCGATCGCCTCCTCGAGGGTGACGAACGACGGCAGCGGCTCGACCTCCACTTCCACCGCCGCCGCGCCCAGCCGGGCGGCCTCGAGCGACTCGGCGAGCACCCAGCAAACGGCGTGCCCGTGGAAGCAGACCTCCGTGGGGAACAGCGGTTCGTCGTGTTTGACGCCCGCGTCGTTGATGCCGGGCACGTCCGCGGCGGTCAGCACCCGCACCACCCCGGGCACCCGCAGCGCGGGTTCGGTTCGCAGGGAGGTGATTCGACCGTGCGCGTGCGGTACCTGCACCGGGTAGGCGTGCAGCACGTCTTTGGTGCGGTACACCAGGTCGTCGGTGTACAGCGCGGTGCCGGTGACGTGCAGAGCGGCGCTCTCGTGCGGCAGTGCGAGCCCGACGACGGCGTGCTCGGGTCGTTGCGACAAGTGGCTCATCTCAGCACCCCCGCGGTCTCGGTGTTCTCGGCGAACAGTTTCCGCAGGCTCTCCCCCAGCATGGCGCTGCGATATCGGGCGCTGGCGCGATGATCGTCGAGAGGCGTGCCCTCACCCGACAGCACCCGCGCGGCTTCGGCCACGGTGGACTCGGTCCACGGCCGCTCCTCGAGGACGGCCTCGGTCGCGTAGGCACGGACCGGGGTGGCGGCCACGCCGCCCACTCCGATGCGCGCCTTGCGCACCATTCCGTCCTCGATATCGATGGCGAAAGCCACTGCCACACTGGAGATATCGTCGAAGCGCCGTTTGGCGATCTTGTGGAATCCGGCGACCGGCGCGAGCGGCAGCGGGATGCGCACGGACCGGATGAGCTCCCCCGGCCGCCGCACCGAGCTCCGGTAGCCGGTGAAGTAGTCGGCGAGCTCGACCTCCCGCGCGCCGTCGGCGGCGGCGAACACCACCGACGCCTCCAGCGCCAGCAGCACCGGCGGCGCGTCACCGATGGGTGACCCGGTGCCGAGATTGCCGCCGAGGGTGGCGGCATTGCGAATGAGCCGGGAAGCGAACTGCGGGAACAACTCCGACAGCAGCGGCACCCGCCCGGCGAGCCGGCGCTCGATCTCGGTCAGGGTCAGCGCCGCACCGAGTTCGATCCCGTCCGCGTCGATGGTCAGTTCCCGCAGTTCGGGGAGCCGGTCTACGGCCAGGGTGTACTCGGCCCGCTGCCCCCGGAGGTTCGCCTCGACTCCCAGGTCGGTGCTGCCCGCGAGCACCGTGGCGTCCGGGTGGTCGCGCAGCAGCCGCAGCGCCTCGGCCAGCGTCGCGGGTCGCACGAAACTCCGCCCGCCGGAACTGAAGTCGGTCGCCGCCGGTTCCGGCGCGTCGGAGGCCAGCCGGCGGGCCAGCAGGTCGTCGGCCGCCGGTTCGCCGACCGCGAAGGCGGCGTCGCGGATCGGCCGGTAGCCGGTGCAGCGGCACAGGTTCCCGCTCAGGGCGTGCAGATCGAAGCCATTGGGCCCGGTTTCGCCGTGCGCACAGGTCTCGTGGCGATCCGGCCGGTAGTACTCCGCCGCCATGCTGCACACGAATCCCGGTGTGCAATAACCGCACTGCGATCCCCCGCGCACCGCCATCTCACGCTGCACCGGATGCGGGGCGGCGGCCGTGCCCAGTCCCTCGGCGGTGACGACTTCCTGTCCGTCGAGCGCGAGGGCGGGCGTCAGGCACGCGTTGATCGCCACCCATTCGGTGGGTTCGACCGTCCCGGGCCGCGCGACCAGAACCGAGCACGCGCCGCATTCGCCTTCCGCACACCCTTCCTTGGCTCCGGTGAGTCCGTGTTCCCGGAGAAAGTCCAGCAGGGTGGTGTGCGTCGCCGTGGGAGAAATCGGCGTCGCTTTCCCGTTCACCGTCATGAAAATTGCCATTGCCGGCTGCTTTCGTCGTCGAGTGCACTGTCCAGTGTCGGCGGATTAATTCCGCTCGTCGAGAAAGAGTGCTCAGCAGCCGTGCGCCACACGCCCGGGCACCCACACCGTGCGGTGGGCGAGACGACGCAGGTCGGAGTTGTCGGACATCCGGTCGCCTCCTGTCCGTGACCACGAAATATGTCGCCCGAACCTACGTCCGGGCGGGATATTCGGCAACACGGGACACCGCCGACCGTGTGATTCTGTAGGAAAATACGAAGGCGGCCGGAAGCCACGCCGAACCGGCTGGACAATCGAACAATCCGCTGCGGAGCGGGCATTTCCTGCGCCATCATTCGGTTCGTGGTCGCGGCCTCTTCCTGCCCGCGGTCCACGCGTTCCAGGAGGCTTCTCATGCAAATGCGCTTTCTGCCGAAAGGCCCAGCGCGTCCCTCCCGTAAATCCGAAATCGATGCCGCCGCCGACGGCGTAGTGGACAAGCCCCCCATTCCCCCACATCCGGTCGACGAGATACCCAGGCCACCCCGCTTGCTGCTGCTGGGCCTGCAGCACCTGGCCATCATGTACGCGGGCGCGGTCGCGGTGCCGCTGCTGGTCGGCGGGGCGCTGAAACTGCCCGCGCACACCATCGGCCTGCTGGTGAACGCCGACCTGCTGGTCTCGGGCATCGTCACCATCATTCAGGCCGTCGGCATCGGCCGCATTCTGGGTGTGCGGCTGCCGGTGGTCGCGGGCGCGACGTTCACCGTGGTCTCGCCGATGATCCTCATCGCGCAGCAGTTCGGCGGCGGCGAGGCCGGGCTCCCGACCGTGTACGGCGCGATCCTGGTGTCGGGCGTGTTCGGTTTGATCATCGCCCGCTTCTTCGCCATGGTGGTGCGCTTCTTCCCGCCGCTGGTGTCGGGGTGCGTGATCTGTGTGATCGGACTGTCGCTGATCGGCGCGGACGCCGGGCTGATCGCCGGCGACGACCCGAAAGCCGCCGACTACGGCCAGGTTTCGCACGTCGCGCTGGCCGGTCTGGTGATCGCGCTGATCGTGGTGATCCACCGTTTCGGGCGCGGGCTGGTGAGTCAGCTGGCGGTGCTGCTCAGCGTCGCGATCGGCACGCTGGTCGCGGTGCCCATGCATCTGGTCGACATGTCCGCGGTCGGTTCGTCGGGCTGGTTCGCGGTGTCGAAGCCGTTCATCTTCGGTGCGCCGGAGTTCCATCTGGGCGCGATCATCTCCATGTGCGTGGTCATGTTGGTGACCTTCACGGAATCGACAGCTGACATCGTCGCCGTGGCCGAAATGGTCGACAAGGAACTCGAACCCGGCGATCTCGGTCGCGGTCTGGCCGCCGACGGCTTCTCCGCGGTGCTGGCCGGTTTCATGAACTCCTTCCCCGACACGGCCTTCGCCGAGAATGTCGGTCTGGTGGGCTTGACGGGGGTGCGCAGCCGGTGGTGGTCGCGGCCTGCGGCGGCATGCTGGTGGCCCTGGGGCTGGTCCCCAAGGTGGGCAGTGTGGTGGCTGCGCTGCCGGGTCCGGTGGTCGGCGGCGCGGCGACGGTCATGTTCGCCATGGTGACCGCGGTCGGGCTGCGGGTGCTGCACAAGGTTCAGTTCGAGGGCACCAGCAACATGCTGATCGTCGCGGTCACCCTGTCGGTGGCGCTGCTGCCGGCGGTCGCGCCGAACATCTACACCAAGTTCCCCACCGACTTCCAGATGATCGCGGGCAGCCCGATCACCTCCGCGGTGATCGTGGTCTTCGTGCTGAACCTGGTCTTCAACCACTGGGGAGCAGGTCGGCGACCGGCTCCGGAGACCGCGCATAGTGCTGAGCCAGTGCCGCGCACGTGAAGAGCTGGATCTGGTGGAAGAGCATGAGCGGCAGCACGATCAGGCCGACCGGGTGTCCGGCGAACAGCACCGACGCCATCGGCAGGCCCGTCGCCAGGCTCTTCTTGGATCCGCAGAAGGTCACCACGATGCGATCGTCGCGGGAGAACCCGAGCCGCCGGCTGCTCACCGACGTGACGGTCAGCACCACCGCCAGTAGTCCCGCGCAAACCAGCCCGGTCGAGAGGAGCACTCCCGCGGACAGTCCGCGCCAGATGCCTTCTGTCACACCGGCACTGAACGCCGCGTAGACGACCAGGTACACCGAGCCACGATCCACCGTCCTGGTGGCGGCCGGGTGGCCGAGCACCCAGCGCAAGCGGGTCGCAACAGCTGCCCGGCCAGGAACGGCACCAGCAGCTGCACCACGATGGCGAGCACCGCCGACGGCGAGACCCGCACGCCCGCAGTGGTGTTCAGCAACATCACGACCAGCAGCGGGGTCACGAACACGCCGATCAGGTTGGACAGTGACGCGCTCACCACCGCGCCCGCCACATTGCCGCGCGCCATGGCGGTGAAGGCGATGGAGGACTGCACCGTCGAGGGCACCAGGCACAGGAACAGCACGCCGGTGTAGAGGTCGGGGGTGAGCACGCCCGGCACCAGCACCCGAAGACCCAGCCCGAGCAAGGGGAACAGCACGAAGGTGGCGGCCAGCACGCAGGCGTGCAGTCGCCAGTGCCGCAGTCCGTCGAGCGCCTCGCGGGGTTCCAGGCGCGCGCCGTAGAGCAGGAACAGCACCGCGATCGCGACCTTGGTGGCCCAGCCCAGCAGCTCGGCGGCCTCGCCGCGGGCGGGCAGCAGGGCCGCGAGCGCCACGGTGGCGAGAATGCCGACCATGAAGGAGTCGATCCGGAGTTTGGCGAGGAGCTGCACGTTTCCGACGTTAGGAGCCGGTCACTGATCGCGAAAGTCGTTCGTTCCGATATCTCTCATCGCGATACGCGATAATTGACCGATGTTCGATCCCGAGCTCCTGCGCACCTTCCTGGCCGTCGAGCAGACCGGCGGCTTCACCGCCGCGGGCCGCGAACTGGGCCTGCGGCAGTCCACCGTGAGCGGCCACATCGCCCGGCTGGAGCAGGCCGCCGGGCGTGAGTTGTTCCGCCGCGACACCCGCAATCTGGCCCTCACCGCCGACGGCGCGGCCATGATCGGCTTCGCCCGCGCCATCCTCGACGCGCAGGCCCAGGCCGCGGCCTACTTCTCCGAGTCCACCCTCACCGGCCTGGTCCGCCTCGGCGCGTCCGACGACGTGATGGCCCGCGCGC from Nocardia tengchongensis includes:
- the ligD gene encoding non-homologous end-joining DNA ligase; its protein translation is MASKSAAPAIEVPVGEHTVRVSNPDRVYFPDTGATKLDLVRYYLSVGDGIVNALRDRPCMLHRFPKGLPGGKVHQKRLPAGAPDWIPTVQLYFPRYGRTADELCVDKLADVIWAVQMSTVEFHPWNSRRFDTELPDEWRIDLDPMPDCPWARVQRVAGVVQEVLADLGAVGWPKTSGGKGLHVYVRIAPNHGFQDVRRAALAFAREVERRAPADVTTAWWRKDRDPAQLFVDYNQNARDHTIAAAYSVRGVPEATVSTPVRWNEIPEIHPGDFTMKTVPTRYADLGDLHAGIDEAVFDLEPLLEWADRDKIDVDLDADTGD
- the xdhB gene encoding xanthine dehydrogenase molybdopterin binding subunit; this translates as MSHLSQRPEHAVVGLALPHESAALHVTGTALYTDDLVYRTKDVLHAYPVQVPHAHGRITSLRTEPALRVPGVVRVLTAADVPGINDAGVKHDEPLFPTEVCFHGHAVCWVLAESLEAARLGAAAVEVEVEPLPSFVTLEEAIAAESFQGARPEVRCGDLESGFAAAAHVFTGEIQFADQEHFYLETHAALAHVDEGGQVFVQSSTQHPSETQEIVAHVLGLHNHEVTVQCLRMGGGFGGKEMQPHGFAAIAALGATLTGRPVRLRLNRTQDLTMSGKRHGFHARWRVGFDADGRVLALDATLTSDGGWSLDLSEPVLARALCHVDNLYWIPNARFRGRIAKTNKPSNTAFRGFGGPQGMLVMEDLLGRCAPLLGLDPMELRRRNFYRAGQSTPYGQLVRHPERITDTWDQVVANGEIARRTREIAAFNAEHRHVKRGLAVTGVKFGISFNLTAFNQAGALVLIYKDGSVLINHGGTEMGQGLHTKMLQVAATTLGIPLHKVRLAPTRTDKVPNTSATAASSGADLNGAAVKNACEQLRERLARVAATRLGVDASDVRIAEGVARAIGPGDAQVAWDDLVRTAYLQRVQLSAAGFYRTEGLHWDAKTMHGSPFKYFAYGSAATEVEVDGFTGAYRVRRVDIVHDVGDSLSPLIDIGQIEGGFVQGAGWLTLEDIRWDTGDGPGRGRLLTQAASTYKLPSFSEMPEVFNVSLLSHAHEDGAVYGSKAVGEPPLMLAFSVREALRQAAAAFGPAGVSVDLGAPATPEAVYWALDAARRAGAAADEFAAGESVPAGA
- a CDS encoding xanthine dehydrogenase small subunit; this translates as MAIFMTVNGKATPISPTATHTTLLDFLREHGLTGAKEGCAEGECGACSVLVARPGTVEPTEWVAINACLTPALALDGQEVVTAEGLGTAAAPHPVQREMAVRGGSQCGYCTPGFVCSMAAEYYRPDRHETCAHGETGPNGFDLHALSGNLCRCTGYRPIRDAAFAVGEPAADDLLARRLASDAPEPAATDFSSGGRSFVRPATLAEALRLLRDHPDATVLAGSTDLGVEANLRGQRAEYTLAVDRLPELRELTIDADGIELGAALTLTEIERRLAGRVPLLSELFPQFASRLIRNAATLGGNLGTGSPIGDAPPVLLALEASVVFAAADGAREVELADYFTGYRSSVRRPGELIRSVRIPLPLAPVAGFHKIAKRRFDDISSVAVAFAIDIEDGMVRKARIGVGGVAATPVRAYATEAVLEERPWTESTVAEAARVLSGEGTPLDDHRASARYRSAMLGESLRKLFAENTETAGVLR
- the xdhC gene encoding xanthine dehydrogenase accessory protein XdhC yields the protein MPDLTWVTAVARLRERREPGVLVTVAAVRGHAPRRAGAKMVVGQSHTWGSIGGGNVEAVAVERAREWIARPDAEPELMEFALNDKVVNQHGVQCCGGTVTVLLEPLPVPPAVAIFGVGHVGLELARILARHDLDLHLIDTRPEMLTAERLAPLDDAVAVIHTHHVPLLPEQVLDRLPPGTHVLIMTHDHAEDAALCDAALRAADLGTIGLIGSPAKWARFTKRLTTEGGHAPEALARIKTPIGLADITGKEPAVIAVSVAADLLRAFETDSSTGGRSVIGGRGSPGRDRAPAAGPAGSAGSGRAAPPIRPAAN
- a CDS encoding FAD-binding protein, producing the protein MRTWDSSADVVVVGYGGAGVAAALAARESGAEVLALDRYLGGGATALSGGIVYAGGGTWVQRAAGVDDDVENMLAYLRAEVGDTVSERTLRKFCEESPALIDWLTGHGVPFEASLCPFKTSYPTDDYYLYYSGSENSGGFRDLATPRQRGHRAHGRGVSGKKLFGPLADSAAKHGVQVRTGTRATRLVVEDGRVVGIEATTIAGAPAAVRRRFAALAKISAKPGVYHQGLRQAVQALLARIERRHGVPVRIEARKGVILTTGGFIANGEMVAQHAPDYPWAQGLPLGTAGDDGSGITMAQAAGAATDRMDVLSTWRFIAPSSAFFGSIAVDANGQRMIDESRYGAALGAAIATSPGNKAWLLTDDRLLTEARRQLGEQSVWFQRMQAERLLRVGSVTGRTVEQVATRAGIDPAALRKTVDAHNRAIEQELPDPMGKPDDIRRPLQTGPFTLLDISFKARLTYPMPMLTLGGLVVDEETGAVRTESGSTIPGLFAAGRAAVGVCSNSYVSGLSLADCVFSGRRAGTHSVELAATH